One window from the genome of Dioscorea cayenensis subsp. rotundata cultivar TDr96_F1 chromosome 3, TDr96_F1_v2_PseudoChromosome.rev07_lg8_w22 25.fasta, whole genome shotgun sequence encodes:
- the LOC120257663 gene encoding probable tyrosine-protein phosphatase DSP4 isoform X1, with translation MKLEKIGRSEEEEEEEDKETKKGEEEAEEDEEEESEHRYGAGFLDSVVDGEEELFVPPLNFSVVDHGVFRSGFPDTANFSFLETLKLSSIICLCPESYPEANTEFLRSHGIKLFQFGIEGGKPFFLQEPFVNIPEDTIREALKVVLDVRNHPLLIHCKRGKHRTGCLVGCLRKLQKWCLSSVFDEYQRFAAAKARVSDQRFMERFDTSSLKHLPTSFSCSKKS, from the exons ATGAAATTGGAAAAGATTGGAAgaagcgaagaagaagaagaagaagaagataaggagACGAAGAAGGGAGAGGAGGAGGCTGAGGAAGACGAGGAGGAAGAGAGTGAGCATCGTTATGGTGCTGGTTTCTTAGATTCGGTGGTGGATGGGGAGGAAGAGCTATTCGTTCCACCTCTGAACTTCTCGGTGGTCGATCATGGAGTCTTTCGCTCAGGATTCCCGGACACTGCCAACTTCTCCTTCTTGGAAACCCTTAAACTTAGCTCTATCAT ATGTCTTTGCCCGGAGTCGTATCCGGAGGCGAACACGGAGTTTCTCCGGTCTCATGGGATCAAGCTCTTTCAGTTTGGAATTGAAGGTGGCAAG CCGTTTTTTCTTCAGGAACCTTTTGTAAATATCCCGGAAGATACAATCCGTGAAGCTCTCAAAGTTGTTCTAG ATGTTAGAAATCACCCACTGCTTATTCACTGCAAACGAGGAAAG CATCGAACTGGTTGTTTGGTAGGATGTTTGAGAAAACTGCAGAAATGGTGTTTGTCTTCGGTTTTTGATGAGTATCAGCGATTTGCTGCAGCCAAAGCTAGGGTTTCTGATCAGAGATTTATGGAACGATTTGATACGTCAAGCCTTAAACATTTGCCTACTTCATTTTCCTGTTCGAAGAAGTCATGA
- the LOC120257663 gene encoding probable tyrosine-protein phosphatase DSP4 isoform X2, whose protein sequence is MKLEKIGRSEEEEEEEDKETKKGEEEAEEDEEEESEHRYGAGFLDSVVDGEEELFVPPLNFSVVDHGVFRSGFPDTANFSFLETLKLSSIICLCPESYPEANTEFLRSHGIKLFQFGIEGGKEPFVNIPEDTIREALKVVLDVRNHPLLIHCKRGKHRTGCLVGCLRKLQKWCLSSVFDEYQRFAAAKARVSDQRFMERFDTSSLKHLPTSFSCSKKS, encoded by the exons ATGAAATTGGAAAAGATTGGAAgaagcgaagaagaagaagaagaagaagataaggagACGAAGAAGGGAGAGGAGGAGGCTGAGGAAGACGAGGAGGAAGAGAGTGAGCATCGTTATGGTGCTGGTTTCTTAGATTCGGTGGTGGATGGGGAGGAAGAGCTATTCGTTCCACCTCTGAACTTCTCGGTGGTCGATCATGGAGTCTTTCGCTCAGGATTCCCGGACACTGCCAACTTCTCCTTCTTGGAAACCCTTAAACTTAGCTCTATCAT ATGTCTTTGCCCGGAGTCGTATCCGGAGGCGAACACGGAGTTTCTCCGGTCTCATGGGATCAAGCTCTTTCAGTTTGGAATTGAAGGTGGCAAG GAACCTTTTGTAAATATCCCGGAAGATACAATCCGTGAAGCTCTCAAAGTTGTTCTAG ATGTTAGAAATCACCCACTGCTTATTCACTGCAAACGAGGAAAG CATCGAACTGGTTGTTTGGTAGGATGTTTGAGAAAACTGCAGAAATGGTGTTTGTCTTCGGTTTTTGATGAGTATCAGCGATTTGCTGCAGCCAAAGCTAGGGTTTCTGATCAGAGATTTATGGAACGATTTGATACGTCAAGCCTTAAACATTTGCCTACTTCATTTTCCTGTTCGAAGAAGTCATGA